The proteins below come from a single Jaculus jaculus isolate mJacJac1 chromosome 12, mJacJac1.mat.Y.cur, whole genome shotgun sequence genomic window:
- the S1pr3 gene encoding sphingosine 1-phosphate receptor 3 codes for MAATLAPGHQPTLGNETLQAHYGYVGKLKGRLRDPPEGSMLTTVLFLVICSFIILENLMVLIAIWKNNKFHNRMYFFIGNLALCDLLAGIVYKVNILMSGRKTFSLSLTVWFIREGSMFVALGASTCSLLAIAMERHLTMIKMRPYDANKKHRVFLLIGMCWVIAFSLGALPILGWNCLENFPDCSTILPLYSKKYIAFCISIFIAILVTIVILYARIYFLVKSSSRRVANHNSERSMALLRTVVIVVSVFIACWSPLFILFLIDVACKVKECSILFKSQWFIMLAVLNSAMNPVIYTLASKEMRRAFFRLVCGCLVRGKEARASPMQPALDPSRSKSSTSNNSIHSPKLKEDLPHVATPSCIPGPNRTVQNGILCK; via the coding sequence ATGGCAGCCACCCTCGCACCTGGCCACCAGCCCACGTTGGGGAATGAGACCCTGCAGGCGCATTATGGCTATGTAGGGAAGCTGAAGGGCAGGCTGCGGGACCCCCCTGAGGGCAGCATGCTCACCACCGTCCTCTTCTTGGTCATCTGCAGTTTCATCATCTTGGAAAACCTGATGGTTTTGATTGCCATCTGGAAAAACAATAAATTTCACAACCGCATGTACTTTTTCATTGGTAACTTGGCTCTCTGTGACCTGCTGGCCGGCATAGTGTACAAGGTCAACATTCTCATGTCGGGAAGAAAGACGTTCAGCCTGTCTCTCACAGTCTGGTTCATCAGGGAGGGCAGTATGTTTGTGGCCCTTGGAGCATCCACCTGCAGCTTACTGGCCATCGCCATGGAGCGGCACTTGACCATGATCAAGATGAGGCCCTATGATGCCAACAAGAAACACCGTGTTTTCCTCCTGATCGGTATGTGCTGGGTCATCGCGTTTTCATTGGGTGCCCTGCCCATCCTGGGCTGGAACTGCCTGGAGAATTTCCCTGACTGCTCTACAATCTTGCCCCTCTACTCCAAGAAGTACATCGCCTTCTGTATCAGCATCTTCATCGCCATCCTGGTCACCATCGTCATCCTGTATGCACGCATCTATTTCCTAGTCAAGTCCAGCAGCCGCAGGGTGGCCAACCACAACTCGGAGCGGTCCATGGCTCTGCTAAGGACAGTGGTGATTGTGGTGAGCGTGTTCATTGCCTGCTGGTCCCCCctcttcatcctcttcctcaTTGATGTGGCCTGCAAGGTGAAGGAGTGTTCCATTCTCTTCAAGAGCCAGTGGTTCATCATGCTGGCTGTACTCAACTCCGCCATGAACCCTGTCATCTACACGCTGGCCAGCAAGGAGATGCGGCGGGCTTTCTTCCGGCTGGTCTGTGGCTGTCTGGTCAGGGGCAAGGAGGCCCGTGCCTCACCTATGCAGCCTGCTCTGGACCCGAGTAGAAGTAAATCAAGCACTAGTAACAACAGCATCCACTCCCCAAAGCTCAAGGAAGACCTGCCCCACGTGGCCACTCCTTCCTGTATCCCCGGCCCAAACAGGACAGTTCAGAATGGGATTCTCTGCAAGTGA